A region from the Aegilops tauschii subsp. strangulata cultivar AL8/78 chromosome 5, Aet v6.0, whole genome shotgun sequence genome encodes:
- the LOC109760213 gene encoding protein ROOT HAIR DEFECTIVE 3 homolog 1 codes for MAEVDAAAAAAVGAQAVQLIDGEGEFAGESAERFMTAAGVAGCGLSYAVVAIMGPQSSGKSTLLNLLFGTNFREMDAFRGRSQTTKGIWMARCVGVEPCTVVMDLEGTDGRERGEDDTAFEKQSSLFALAISDIVLINMWCHDIGREQAANKPLLKTVFQVMMRLFSPRKTTLLFVIRDKTRTPLEHLEPVLREDIQKIWNSVPKPEAHKDTPLSEFFNVEVTALPSFEEKEEQFREQVQQLRQRFANSIAPGGLAGDRRGVVPASGFLFSSQQIWKIIRENKDLDLPAHKVMVATVRCDEIANERFGCLTSDAEWLDLENDVQAGSVLGFGKKLGSIVEVHMEEYDKEAVYFDEAVRKAKRQLLESRILNLVQPAFQKNLSHLRTKALEKFKTGLDQSLESGKGFAASVRETTESSLSEFNQGCADSVIKQADWDYSKILEKVRRDIEDHALSVRESKLTELTNHAKEKLRKALVEPVESLFDAAGQTTWASIESLYKRETQAILPEVFKALSGFEMGSEFSEEMVSKLRDYGQSIVENKAKEEASKILMHMKERFTVVFSHDKDSMPRTWTGKEDVRAIAKEARSAALKLLSVLAVIRWDDKPDRIENILISTLLDGSVASMSSSASSGDPLASTSWEEVHPKHTLITPAQCKSVWKQFQSETEFTITQAVSTQQAHRRGNGRLPPPWALVAMAVLGFDEIMMLLRNPIYVFLLFVGYLLVRALAVQLDIGREFQNGMVPGILSVSAKLLPTLQNLLNKVATDQQHPPQQQGQQHRPPAAEAPEAQQPPPPLLLSPKSSMSELRRLHTPPSPVRRSVSSPSHSSPPSPKASPRKVAEDQKPRRAPDNESSSAYSIV; via the exons ATGGCGGAGGTGGAcgcggcggctgcggctgcggTTGGGGCGCAGGCGGTGCAGCTGATCGACGGCGAGGGCGAGTTCGCGGGCGAGTCGGCGGAGCGGTTCATGACGGCCGCGGGCGTCGCCGGCTGCGGGCTCTCCTACGCCGTCGTTGCCATCATGGGCCCCCAGAGCAGCG GAAAGAGTACCTTGTTGAACCTACTCTTTGGGACTAATTTTAGGGAGATGGATGCGTTCAGGGGAAG GAGCCAAACTACCAAAGGCATCTGGATGGCACGCTGTGTTGGTGTTGAGCCCTGTACTGTTGTAATGGATTTGGAAGGTACTGATGGAAGAGAAAGAGGAGAG GATGATACGGCATTTGAGAAGCAAAGTTCATTATTTGCTCTTGCGATTTCCGACATAGTTCTGATTAACAT GTGGTGCCATGATATTGGTCGGGAGCAAGCTGCTAATAAACCTCTTCTAAAGACAGTATTTCAG GTCATGATGCGTTTGTTCAGTCCCAGGAAGACAACACTATTATTTGTTATACGCGATAAAACAAGG ACTCCACTTGAACATCTAGAACCAGTTCTAAGGGAGGATATTCAAAAG ATATGGAACTCGGTTCCTAAGCCAGAGGCACACAAGGATACCCCTCTCAGTGAATTTTTTAAT GTCGAAGTCACCGCATTGCCCAGTtttgaagaaaaagaagaacaatTCAGAGAGCAG GTTCAACAACTTAGGCAGAGATTTGCAAATTCAATTGCACCAGGAGGTCTTGCAGGTGATAGGAGAGGAGTTGTTCCTGCTTCAGGTTTTTTGTTTAGTTCACAGCAGATTTGGAAAATTATCCGAGAGAACAAGGATCTTGATCTTCCTGCTCATAAG GTAATGGTTGCTACTGTTCGCTGTGATGAAATTGCAAATGAGAGGTTTGGCTGCCTAACCTCGGATGCT GAATGGCTAGATTTGGAGAATGATGTACAGGCTGGTTCAGTACTCGGTTTTGGGAAAAAACTTGGATCTATTGTGGAGGTCCACATGGAAGA GTATGACAAAGAAGCTGTCTATTTTGATGAAGCTGTTAGGAAGGCCAAACGGCAACTGCTGGAATCTAGAATACTGAAT CTTGTCCAGCCTGCATTCCAGAAAAATTTGAGTCATCTACGTACTAAGGCTCTTGAAAAATTTAAAACCGGCCTTGATCAATCTCTTGAGAGTGGAAAAGGTTTCGCAGCATCTGTTCGAGAAACTACTGAATCCTCTCTCAGTGAATTTAATCAAGGGTGCGCAG ATTCTGTAATCAAGCAGGCGGATTGGGACTACTCTAAAATCCTAGAGAAAGTTCGGCGTGATATTGAAGACCATGCACTTTCAGTTCGTGAAAGCAAGCTAACAGAACTAACAAATCATGCTAAG GAGAAACTAAGAAAAGCACTTGTTGAACCTGTGGAATCTCTTTTTGATGCCGCCGGCCAAACAACTTGGGCATCAATAGAAAGCCTCTATAAACGTGAGACGCAGGCCATCCTGCCAGAGGTTTTTAAAGCCCTTTCTGGGTTTGAAATGGGAAGCGAATTCTCAGAAGAAATGGTGTCAAAATTAAGGGATTATGGTCAAAGCATTGTGGAAAATAAGGCTAAAGAAGAAGCTAGCAAAATTTTGATGCATATGAAGGAAAG GTTCACAGTGGTGTTTAGTCATGACAAGGACTCAATGCCAAGGACCTGGACAGGAAAGGAAGATGTCCGTGCAATAGCAAAGGAGGCTCGATCTGCT GCTCTCAAACTTCTGTCTGTATTAGCCGTCATTCGCTGGGATGACAAGCCAGATAGGATTGAAAACATTCTGATTTCCACACTTCTAGATGGTTCTGTTGCGTCAATGAGTTCAAGTGCTTCTTCTGGTGACCCGCTTGCTTCAACTAGCTGGGAAGAG GTTCATCCAAAGCATACGCTTATTACTCCAGCTCAGTGCAAGTCAGTGTGGAAGCAGTTCCAATCAGAAACTGAGTTCACCATTACACAAGCAGTATCAACGCAG CAAGCTCACAGGCGCGGTAATGGCAGACTGCCTCCTCCTTGGGCGCTGGTTGCTATGGCAGTTCTTGGTTTTGATGAGATCATGATGCTTCTGAG GAATCCTATATACGTGTTCTTGCTATTTGTGGGTTATTTACTTGTCAGAGCTTTAGCAGTGCAGCTAGATATTGGCAGAGAATTCCAAAATGGAATG GTTCCTGGGATCCTATCTGTTTCAGCAAAACTACTACCCACTCTGCAGAATCTTCTAAACAAAGTCGCAACTGATCAGCAGCATCCGCCGCAACAACAAGGGCAGCAGCACCGCCCTCCGGCCGCAGAAGCTCCGGAGGCACAGCAACCGCCACCTCCGCTACTCCTGAGCCCCAAAAGCTCGATGAGTGAACTGCGGAGGCTACACACGCCGCCGAGCCCGGTGCGCAGATCGGTATCGTCCCCGTCACACTCCTCACCGCCGTCACCCAAGGCGTCACCCCGCAAAGTGGCAGAGGACCAGAAACCAAGACGAGCACCTGACAACGAGTCCAGCAGTGCTTATTCCATAGTGTGA